Sequence from the Elephas maximus indicus isolate mEleMax1 chromosome 13, mEleMax1 primary haplotype, whole genome shotgun sequence genome:
aataccaaacccactgtcatcgagtcagttccaactgacagcaaccctacaggacagggtggactgccccacggggcttccaaggactggctggtggattcgaactgcagaacaTTTGGTAATAACTGGAAATTAAAATTGCCATCTCAGCGGCCACTGCGCATATGGACTGACTCCCTTTGCTCGAGCTTTGCTGGCTTCCTCCACAACCATGTCTGACAAACCTGGTGTGGCTGAAATTGAGAAATTTGgtaagtcgaaactgaagaacacAGAAACGCAAGAGaaaaatccactgccttcaaAAGAAACGAAGAGGAGAGCCAAGCAGGCAAATCTTAATGAGGCCACACCACCGATATGCACTGTACATTCCACAAGCATTGCcttcttattttccttcttttagctgtttaactttgtaagatgCAAAGAAAAAAGCTGGGTCAAGTTTAAATGACTGTGTTACCCCTTTTCACATCAAAGAAGCAAGAATTACTGACAACGAAGGCTGCACCTGCCCCTCCCATTAGCCTGTCTGGCTGGATGGGAAGGAAAAGAACTTGGTTGTTGGCGAAGGGAGGAGCTGGGTGGGATAACAGTGAATAATATAGAGAGAGTAAAAGCAAAGCTAGTCCAAGGCGTCCTGCGGGTATACACTACAGTTTAATTACAgtgtcatttttttgttgttcaaatgattttaataattttaataactgGAATGCAAATTTTAATATGTAAATAAAGTTTCAAaacctgaaaaaaattttttttaattgccaaaaTTAGAACAATTCAAGAGACAGGCttagaataggaaaaagaaagaaatggggaaaaaaatgtcaacaaatagaaaaatcagTCTAGGATTTTTTACTATTTCattaacaggaattccagaaaatCCCAAAGGAGAAGACATAATCAAAGATACATTAGACAAACAAAGACACTGGTGTTCAGTCTGAGTGGAGGCCAACGGTACCAAAAAGAACgaggaaaaataatttgaaatttggGATCCAAACTAGCAAACAAATATGAAGGTAGGTAAAATATAGACACTTTCTAACATGtttaaaaaggtattttaaaaatactttttaaagtatTCAGAAGTTTACCtcagagagtaagtgggagtatggagtaaggtgtatataagcttatatgtgacagactgacttgatttgtaaacttccacttaaagcacaataaaaattatttaaaaaaaaaaaaaagtttacctcACATACACATTTTCTGGGGGGGcggaaataaaaggaagaaaagaatccaaaaaagaggaaggtacTGACGTCAAGAAAGAGCCCTTACCCAGAAGTAGAGTAGAAAGGAACTTCAGGGCAATGGCTGTGCAAAGAAGCAGAAGGCAACCAGACCAACCAGGAGCAGGGGGTTGGAGTGCTTTCAAGATTCATTCTAACAGATAAAAATGACTAAGAATCTATTGATATCATAAAAGCATATTCTtgttctgtcaaaaaaaaaaaaaaaaaaaagcaattagaaaCTCTTAGGAAAACAAAGAGTTACATTAGATAAGTATGGTCCAAATAGGTATAAGCTAAAACATGGCACCATTTTGGGCAATCAGTAGAttctgaataaaaaagaaaatatttggtatTAATGCTTACACATTCCTCTCCAAGCTACGCATATCTAGTGACAGAGAATTATATATCCTTTTCTTACAGATTCAATCATAAAACTTGATTCTACAGTAATATTTAGGCATTCAAAATACTTTATATGTTGTTTACTGACATTTCAAATTTATAAATCAGCCACACAAAATGCTCAGTAGACTCATTATAGTTACAGAATATCATAAAACTTGATAATGTAATAATACAGGTGTCAGAGATTTCAAGatggagtggaaaaaaaaagaaataaaagggcacCAATTTCCTCATCTTATTTAGTCCAAGCATCAAGATATGGCAAAAGCTTGAATTTCTTTACTACTCATTTATTACTTTTCTGACAAattcataaattataaaaaaggtGCCAATATGAatcaccacccacccacccactgccatcaagtcaattctgactcatggagaccctacaggacagagcagaaccgccccgtagagtttccacggagcacctggtagattcgaactgtcgaccttttggttagcagccgtagcacttaaccactacaccaccagggtttccccgccAATATGAATAAATATGGTTTTTGCTTAATTAGAGGGAAAAGGGCATCACTTAATACCTTTGCTGAACATTCACTATGGCAAAACACTGTTGTAGTCACAATACATTTCTTTCACCTTTGCTTTTTGTTGATATTCAGGTCATGATCTATTGGTTGGTCATGAAATCAACAGTGGTTatgaaatagaataaaacagaaaatacagaagtttCTTGCACATAGTGAGAATAAACACTATGTTGCAAAACTTACTTCTTGTATGCGTATGTATGTTTGTATGGGATAAAATGTATTTAATTCCAATGATAATGGATCTGCttaatttttctctctcctcctctgatACAGCTCTAAATTGTCACTCTCTTGCTATCAGAGTTCTGCCTCTATGTAGGTACTATTCCCAACTAGAGTTTATGAATTCTAATCtgctaaagacaaagaaaccaaactgaattcatctttattttctccattcccCTCCAAAATCTACCCAACTCCAACAATCCTTGCACCTAGTAATGTAACACCATCTTCCCTACCTCTGAATTGTGGAATCACAGGGGACTCTTCCCCTTCCAGTCTTCTCTGACCTCTATTCAATCACTTGCCAAGTCCTGCTGATTCTCACTGAGAGTTTCCCGTTTACCTGCTTTTTCCTATTTCGCATCTTGATTACCTCCCACTTGAATTATCACAACAGCCTCTTACTGGTCTCCACatctttttgtctttctcctCTCCCCAGCCCATCTTCCAAAATACTGCCAATATACTCTTCCTAAAGAATatattggaggcctggtggcacagagtttaagagctaaccaaaaaaggtgggcagttcaaatctaccaggcgctccttggacatcctttggggaagttctactctgtcctacagggtcgctatatgtcaaaatggactcgagggcaatgggttaaaGAATGTATCAAAAATATGTACAGCACTGAATACGTTCCTTTACATACCCTTTAACTCTCACAACAGGTCTACATGAGGCTGGTAATATTTCATTTCATAAATAAATCAGAGATTGAGATAGATTAGGAGACTTACCCAAAGCCACACAAAACTAATAAACAGTGAAGTCAGAATAAATCCAAGTCTGGGTAGCtcccaaaaaacaaataaaataataaaactccaccggcattgagtcaattccggctcctGGCAAACTCATGtattagagtagagctgctccacagggttttcttggttgtaatctttacagtagcagattgccagTGTAGCCATTGTAGTTCCTAAGTCCATGTTAAATGAGTCCTGCACTTGTTTTTCCTCATCTTTCCCATCACATCTTGTCCTGCAAAATTCATCTCTAACTTTTCCCTATAAAAAGTTCTCACATTTCCTCTCCCCCAGGCTATGTTCTCACAGCACTGGTATTTACCTTTATCATACAGGGCTGCTCTGCAATTCTACATACACATCTTTTCTTCTTCTAGATTCTCTGCTCCTTTTAGGGCAACAACCACCACACATCTTTTCAGTCCTATAACCCCAGTATATAACAAAGTATAGATTACAGTAGGTGTTCAAAATACATGAACTAAATTTTAAGCACCTAAAAAGGACACGATTGTGTATTTCTCCATATACACTAAAGCACCCAGAAATACTTTCATCATGACAGCTAAAATAATTCATTCTGAATGAATAAAGTAACATTTGCATAAATTCATTCATGCACACCTACATATATGAAGTAGAGGGAGGGGGTGTATTTGCTGTGTCTCCTTATTCCATGGGAAACTTAAGCTGAGAAACTAATGATAGAGTAACGAGGATAATAAAGTAATTCTTATGATGTATGTAATTTCAACGGTCACCAAGGAAAGGAACTCCCTTGCCATTGTTATCTCTGTCAGAGACAGGATGATGGGGAAGATAGATTCCTAGTCTGATTTCCAACAGAATTACTAATATGTAATTAGGAGACTTGGCCAAGGCCACACAAAACTAGTAAGTAGTGAATTAAATCCAGATCTCAGTAgctccaaagaaaaaaaattcatgggatagtgatttttttttttttttttttttggtgttctaGTGTCCAACAGAAATTAATCTCTCAGACATCTTCAGTAGATGCCTTTACAACAGAATGTGACTTCCGTTTTACTGATAAGGAAACTGACATCACACAAAATACACAGCAAGTCAGGCAGCGAAAGGCCTAGAAACAAAACTGACATCTAACCAACAGACAAGGCAATCTTGCTCATGTCCCTAATTTCTCTCTTTTGATACCTACCTTCTCGGGCAGCCTACCTAAGAAAATCAGTCCTTTCTTCTCCTCATGAAAATAACCATTTAATAGTCAACTACTATGTGACAGGAAAATGCTAGGCACTGCAGCTGAGACACAGACAGCCCCAGCCCTACATGTGCTCAGCGAAATGCAGTCAATATCTGTCTTCAGTCCTTTGCAAATCTCTCCATCTTTCTTGGTGTTCACCGCTCTGAAGTGACTGCATCTTTCTGGTCAGTTTACTGATATGGCTGCACTCCTAACTCACCTGAAGACTCACTTAAGAAACCTCAGCGCTTAGGCGATCCACCCCTCACCTCCACAGGACCCTCTGCCCTCATCCTGCTCTCCTGTTTGCCTCACCTCAGCACCCTCTATTACTGAACGAAGGACTTCTGAAGCACCACAGGTGCCGTCTGCCCAACCACACCCCCCTCCCAAGGAGATGTCCATCAACCACTAGCACCACCATACTCAGcacctccctctctccccgccATTATGAGTCGGAGCGTAGCGACAACTGCGTTGGGCCGAGCCTGAGCCGGAGAAACGGGCGCGCGCCAGGGGTACGTGCGCGAGCAAGGAAGACACGTAGGCGCGAAGGAGGGCGGGGCCGTGCGCGAGCCGGGGAAACGTGCGCGCGCTGGGAGGGACGTGCGCGCGCTGGAAGCCGGCGCCTGCGCACATCCAAGAGCTTGGTGCCGCCTGGGCGTTCTGCGGGTCGGTCCGCTCTGGTTCCGGCTCCGCGCGGTCTCGCACCTTCTGGGTCAGCAGACGGGACTGGCGTAGCCGCTCTTCGGCGCTCATCGCCTGCAGACGCTGCTTCAGCTCGGCCCGCAAGCTCTGCTTGGCACCTCTCacagctgccgccgccgccgccatttCACGCCGAGGTTGGGTCCGGGCCCTCCCCTCAGCGCCCTCGGGCTCAGCCCCCGCCCGTGTCCGCTCCCAGCTGGGTCCGCCGACCTGTGGGAGAGTCTCGGCTCCGCAAGGTGCGCCCACAGCTTTCGGATCGCTGGGCCCGTGGCGCGCCACGCCCCACCACGCCCCCTGCCCTACGGACTCAACCTTCGTGCGGCCTTAGCGGTCTAATCCCGCCCCTTCCCAAGCAACTAGAAGCGAAAGCAGTGTGTGCTTGGGTGCCCTACTGCTTTACGTGCTAGCTCTGTCACCTCGGACAACACGCTTACcgtccctgagcctcagtttcctcatctagacCATAGAGGTAGTAATACCAGTAGAAAATGTATTATAAAGGCAACAGACAGCGTTCACTGATTTCCTTCAATGCCTGTGTCGTGCAGTGCTGAGCCTCTTTGGGGCTTGAAAATAAGGGAAaggcaggcagagagaacagaacTAAAGAAACATGATAGGCAGACGGAAGAAGGCAGTTGAAGAATTTAGCTCCTGCTAATTACATAGAGAATTACTCCCTTTTTCCCCAAGCCCTTTTTTCCAGTTGGTGGGAGGAAGCTTCCCTTACTAGATCAGAACacatcttctgttcacctctgaAGAATGGAAGACTCAATAAGTTGCCATGTTCATTAtaggctcagaaaaaaaaaaaataggctcagAGTCCAACAATATTGTCACTATAGAATAACTGGCGTTGTGGTtaaatgctgtggctgctaaccaaaaggccagcggtttgaatccgccaggctctctttggaaactctatggggcagttctgctctgtcttatatggtcgttgtgagtcggaatccacacgacggcaacgggtttgggttttttttttttttttttggttattccttTAGAAACAAGggatgagaaaatggagacacCAAGTGTTCCTTTCTCTTGAGCATTTGACCTGGATTGGGAGGAGAGAATATGGTAGCTCAGGGGCTCCTGTATATCAGATTTACCCGTCATACATTgccacccagttttttttttttttaagccagtgaAAAACTGAGTTAATTATTTGATGAATAAAGAAAttatactttaaaataatttcaagctGGAAGTTAATAAGAAAATTTGGCAAGTTTACGTGAAAATTTATCAAGTTTTATGTTAATAAATAACTGCACTAAAGTGTATGTGGAAAAAAACATTTAAGAATAGCTAggaaaacactgaaaaagaaaaaccacaaggGGAGACCAGCCCTTCCAAATattgaaacattttataaaaacCCTATGATAAAAACAATGGGGTACTAGCACTTGAATACACAAATAGACCAGTGGAGtacaaagtccagaaataaagttATATGGAAATTTAGTATATGATAAAAAATAGCGTCTCAAATCATCTGGCAAAGAAgtgctttttaataaatggtgctgcaaCAAATGGGgagccattttttaaaagataaaatagatcTATACCTCGCTCAGTGCACAAGAAAAAATTCCAGATGGATTGGGAtctaagtgtaaaaaaaaatgagactatgcAAGTGCTAGAAGAAAACAGGACAATTCCTCGTTGACCTCAATGTAGAGTGTACGAATCAAAATCCAGAGGtattaaaagaaaagattgataaagTTGACTgtgtactttttttatttttatggcataaatatatacacaaagtaaaaagacaactgaCAAACTTGCAACATATACCATAAACAGCTTACCTattaatatataaacaaaacaaaacaaaacccattgccgcagaGTCGATTATGACTtgtaatgatcctataggacagagtagatctgccccatagggtttccaaggagtagctagtggattcaaactgcttacgttttgattagcagctgagctcttaaccgctgtgccatatATACAGAATACTTAAAAATTGAGGTACAgggctttaggaaaaaaaaaaaaaaggcacccaaAATGGAAAGAAGTGAATTCTCAGATAGCATGAGCTTTTATATAGAAAATACtaagaaatccacaaaaaaaagtgtgaaacttaaactaaaaaatacaaaacattgttgGAAGAAATCCTacgtaaatggaaagacatcccatgtttataaattggaagaagacttaatattgttaacgtgtgatggttaaagtttgtgtcagcttggctgggccatgattctcagtggtttgaaagttatgtaatgatgtaatcatcctccatctgatatgagcagcaaatcagttgaaaagggagtctccttgggggtgtggcctacgtCCAATATATACCGATGTTCTAGCAAAGCTTGCCTGCTCTGTATCCTGCACCTGACtcctcatcctctgacctctgattcttgagaCATGAACCAACAGccttctgcctgacctgcagatcttgggattctccAGCTCgggcaaccacatgagtcagtagaagcctccaacctgacaccCGACCCACAgatctgggacttgccagcctccacaactgccatccatttccttgaggtaaatctctctctctctctcttttatgtatatacatatatgcttcactggttttgctcccctAGAGAACTCATCCTTAGACAGATGGCAgtactccccaaattgatctccaACTTGATGCAATCACTATCAAAATTTCAACTGGCTATTCTGCGGAAATTGATAAGCTGAAGcaaaaatttatgtggaaatacAGGGAACTTAGAATAGCCAAGTcagtcttgaaaaagaagaacaaagttggagaactcatgtttcacaatttcaaaacttatttcAAAACCACATTAATCAATACAgcgtggtactggcataagattAGATGCATAGATTCATGaaatagaactgagaatccaggaaATCAAGTGTGTCAAgataatggggaaagaatagtcttcaacaaatggtgctggacaaCTAGATAGTCACatgcaaaagattgaagttggaaCTCTACCTCATTGCATATTCAAAATTTAACTCAAAGTaaagagttaaaactataaaacttctagaagaaaacataaacatAAATCTTTGTAACTCTGAATTATGCAGTGgtttcttagacatgacaccaaaagcacaagtaacaaaattcataaattgAACTTTATCAATATGAAAAAGATATGTGCTTCGAAGAACacaatcaagaaaatgaaaagacgacctacaaaatgagagaaaatatttgcaaatcagatGTTTAATAAGGGACTTgcatccagaatatatatatatatatatataactcttacaattcaacaataaaaatagaaataatctaATTTAAAATTGGGTAAAGACTTGCATAAAATATACGGATGTCCAATACACACGTGAGAAGCTCAGCAttgttagccattaaaaaaaaaaaaaaccagacccactgccatcaagttgattccgactcatagcgaccctataggacagagtagaactgccccatagagtttccaaggagtgcctggcagattcgaactgctgacctcttggttagcagccgtagcacttaaccattagggaaatgcaaattaaaaccacagaggTACCACGTAACGCTCTCTAGAATGTCTATAATCAAAAAAGTGGGAAACATTAAGTgtcaggatgtggagaaattggaaccatatattgctggtggttgtaaaatggtatggctgctgtggaaaacagtttcatagttcctcaaaaagataaactGAGCTACTGTATGACCCAGGCAATTCCATTCCAAGATATATccaaaaaacttgaaaatgtgttcacacaaaaacttgtacaactTGTACATGCATATTcacagttgagttgattttgactcatagcggccctataggacagattagaactgccccatagggtttccaaggagcatttggtggattcagactgccgaccttttgcttaacagccaagctctttactgcaccaccagggcgcctaaAGAAAAAAGGGAGTAAAAGATAATACACATGTGTCTGCTcatttgttcaaaaaaaaaaaaaaatacaggaagcatAAAGTAAGTTGGGATACCTACTAGGAATGATGGGAACAAGGTGGAAAGAATGAGAGAATAGGAATGGGGTAGCAGGAATGAGAGTGACGTCTCTCTGATTATCCCTTTTTATGCAGCTCTGGCTCTTAAAACCATGGTAATGTTTCACATACGCacatacataaaattaaccaagGTGTAGGGGAAACCAAAATAGAACACAAACAGGAACAAATGAACCTAACTGTATTATAACTGAATAACAACCattgcacatgaaagctggacagtgaataaggaagaccaaagaacaattgacacctttgaattatggtgttggccaaaaatatggaatataccatggagtgatGGAAGAccaaacaattctgtcttagaaaaagtacagtcagaatgctccttagaagaaaggatgatgagacttcatctcacattctatggacctgttatcaggagggagcagtccatggagaaagacatcatgcttgataaagtagacagtgaaaaagaggaagaccctgaatgatgcaacagtgggctcaagcataacaacgattatgaggatggcgcaggaccgggcagtgtttcattctgttatacgtagggtcatcgtcttaggctgagttctctagagaagccaaaccagtaaagtgtataaacatgtataccaaaccaaaaccaaacccagtgccgttgagtcgattctgactcacagcgaccctatagaacagagtag
This genomic interval carries:
- the LOC126057272 gene encoding thymosin beta-4-like; the protein is MSDKPGVAEIEKFGKSKLKNTETQEKNPLPSKETKRRAKQANLNEATPPICTVHSTSIAFLFSFF